The Anabrus simplex isolate iqAnaSimp1 chromosome 5, ASM4041472v1, whole genome shotgun sequence sequence TGGACGGAGGAGGAAGTTCATCAGACCATGTGTGAGAAGCTCGTCATATAAATAGGTCTGTCTGTTAGGACAGAGACATTGGACATCATAAGACCAAGCAACATGAACCGAGTATTTCTCGTCATCTCTGTACTTGTGGCTATTCTAGCCTTATCCGTAGCCGACGAGAAGTACACGGATAAATGGGACAATATCGATCTGGACGAGATCCTCCGCAATGACCGTCTGCTCAAGAAGTACGTGGACTGTCTGCTCGCTGATACTGACCGTGGCTGTACCCCTGATGGCAAAGAACTTAAGAGTAAGTAGACAACTGTCTTTTTATTGCCGCCCTAATGTCGCACGGTCGCATTCGGTTTTTAatcttttttttataatttgctttacgtcgcaccagcggAGAttggtttcatggcgacgatgggataggaaaaggctaggagtgggaaggaagtggcgttgaccttaactaagttacagccccaacatttgcctggtgtaaaaatggtaaaccacggaaaaccatcttagagtttcccgacagtgaggttcaaacccactaaacttatctcccaaatgtaaattcacagctgcgcgaccttaacagCACGGATAATTCGCTCGATTATTTAGGATTTCGACGACGGTGAGTTAGGGAATTTCTTGAAGTAGGTGgatagaggccgtggccttaattgaggagtgtctgttgaaAACGTGCTTTTTCCACTTCACAAATActtttagtatttcgtccatatgcatTGCAGTAGATAAATACTATCGTATGTCATGAGTAGGGGGTGGATTTCTATGACCTGTAAATGTGTGAAATATGCATGCATTTGTGACTTAAAACCATGTAAATaagaacaaaaaaatacaaaatatgatTTAATGAGCAGTATGTAGACCTACATTACATACTAAAACACATTTTGTTACCAtcgctacaggctgcaattaatgtaccgttaaaatagttttaattcttcgaaatacttaacctaaaaatcAACCACAATGCTGAATAGTTCACGAAAtcattaaggttacactgcatactcctagacAATGATGGACTCTGTATAAGACATAAAAACTgcagttattttctttctttaatctgcttaccctccagggttggtttctccctcggactcagcaagagatcccacctctatcgcctcaagggcagtgtcctggagcatgagacattgggtcgggaatacaactggggagaatgaccagtatctcgcccaggcggcctcacctgctatgctgaacaggggccctggtgggggatgggatgattggaagggatagactaggaagagggaaggaagcggccgtggccttaagttaggtaccatcctggaatttgcctggaggagaagtgggaaaccacagaaaaccacttccaggatggctgaggtgggaattgaatcaacctctactcagttgacctcccgaggctgagttgaccccgttccagccctcgtaccacttttcaaattttgtggcagagccgggaatcgaacccgggtctccggggctggcagctaatcacactagcagTTATTTTCGCTGAATAATATTCAATCAATTTAACGTTATACACAACATATGCAGTGTTGCCAAGCCATAAATATTTTCTCCcccaaattttagttgaaaatccgctaaattccgttaaatttcaaactgaagcaaaatagcgtatcccagctgttttaataaaagagattaactgaacactcaccagtttcagaacaggggttcatcatcttctcctccgcgcactatatgctctgaagcagatgtgctgagttgaggtcctgtTGCTTCATATGAAGCcttttcaaagaatatgctggcagttcacagcagcaagggccatacggaaattttcaaatctatttagaaagttattttcactttcattactgttttcattgttttcaaTAAGTGCGGCAAtaattaatgtcaaacaattttgCGTTTATATTccactgccaatagacgcaccgtcGGTATTTGAGATCACTGGGAAGCCCAACGAACTAGTCTTttcaagtttaattatttaactactctttacgaaatatctgactacgttttaaccttttctttcgacatattgacgtacaaAAAAGAacatgatgtcaaaagaaacacgtcaTCAAATACGACACTACTCGGTTCATCAAGAGttcagtaacgattgtaacaaattctgactgaggctgtgggctagagctggtctagaaaacgagtggtagtatgcagcctAAGTTCAATACAATAGGAATAAGTAAACTATTACGCCGTACTAAGTTCTACATTTTTCTCGTGGTGAtaaaaatcgctaaaagaagtctGAAAATCCGTCCAAAAAATCCGccgtccgctaaatggaaaatgtatccgctgttccatttaaaaatccgccaaatttggcggaaaatccgctgagttggcaacactgaaaatATGTGTTATTTGGATGAATAtgtcatacctgatctagtctccattatcatattttcttttttttttacaatttatgaccacatgcatcttaaggttGTTGAATGGGAATACTCTCCTGTTGCTGCTGAGTATCGTCTTTTAGCGAGAAAACTTATTTTAACATCAcgtgatgtaacgggagcgtacttgaatagagttaaatcatttCGAAAAATTTTCTGGAAATCTacagacaaataactgcagaattgtccgcctccatggctaaatggttagcgtgctggcccttggtcacaggggtcccggtttcgattccaggtaGCGTCGttaattttaaccgtaattggttaattcccctgacacggggactgggtgtatgtgtcgtctccatcatcttttcatcttcatcacgacgcgcaggtcacctacggcatCAAATCAAATTTTAACGggcgtcgttaaaattgcatccatattgcGATatcttccggggccaaaagttatacatttgcagagcttagaatatttcctcaaaagaAAGAGTGTCTAGGCTTCAGGATTAGTATTCGCATATGTACGgagtaagaaaataatacagttaagaaagttgaaattaaaataaaataggtTAATAACTAAGGACAACCGGATAGGACAATaacatgtaaataccaagtgaatgtattggaaaataattTACGTgcaaaaagtacaacattaacttgaaatGGAGAATTACAGCTTATTTAACATATAAGGGGTAGAAAAACGACAAAAAGTCCTAAGACCCCTTCTCCCCCACAAAATGAAAGGCGATGTGCTTtctgctttgtgatacgacttaccgtttagccaccaattatcctgaaACTAGGGTCTGCACTATCGATAAAATTGCACCAATATTCCGATatcttccggggccaaaagttatacatttgcagaGCTTAGAATATTTactcaaagaaagagtgtccaggcttcgggattagcattcgcatatgtacggagtaagaaaataatacagttaagaaagttgaaattaatagaaaataggttaaTAACTAAGGATAGccggataggacaataatatgtaaataccaagtgaatgtattggaaaattcaAATGCCCCTctataaattatgctgatatgagttaaggatataagaaagcggtaacagaggagaaatttaggtgcagggattcttttgtaaacagataagaagtctacccaaggaacaaccacaaatttacaggaatgatgacgaagatggcaatacgttacttccctgctggcaagcagtcagagacgttaccatgctaacctgtaggttcgttgtcggtctgtcggtcactcaatgcagagcatgatacccgcagaaaatagtaattttctccgtcatttgaagagtaagggaaattatgaacataacaaaagttgtttataatgaagagacgtttaaaTACAAACCACGGCGTTTAGAGAAagacaatagtataagagaaaatggaggaaaaccgttcgggttttcctataaacacccaggctattcaaagattttaaaattatatgcatatcaaaaccttccccgggatgcgtatacagtaaatatgacgtttggtcgagatctgtccagccgtttcgtcgtgatggtggaacaaacagacaaacagacagacaaacggacagacacgaaaattaaaaatcaccgattcggtgttgagttgacctaaaacggataaatatctgaagaattggcaaaacaaacgaaattacagacagcggacctcctacaactttatttatatagatatgccaGAAAAAGtctaaatatgtatttatttgcccaataaaacctgtttaatttttattatcatggttggaaatgtgttgaaaatacaagaccaCACGATATAATGTTAACGAAAAagatatgacttgtcatagaaatacGGCCCCCAGTAAtgaacaatccagaccagaaatatgTAATTCCTTGAAAGTAGTACCATAGGCGATCATAGGTACGTTCCATGTggcttttattatacgtttccttgcgtttttctgAAACTTTATTATGGCtaaaatagcgccttttgaacagacgctCCTCAGTTGTAATACGGCCTCGGAGTATGCCTGATGTGTGACAGGGaataccactgaaaaccatcttcatcacTGCTGACGGTAAGTTTCGAACTCAGAACCTTCCGAAAGCGAATTAGCAAGTTCATAGCTACATAATCTACACCGCAAAGCCAACTCACTCTGCAATAGACAGTTGAGGGCAGGTTCGTCTACTCCTCTCCACGATATCCTTTAAATGATGTTCATATCGCAGTTACACGTTTTGCCATAATTATGTTATTGTGCATGAATGTAGGCCTATATTATCCTATGAGACCGACAACCGAGTTAAGTTATAGTATACCTAACGTAGTAAGTCTACACAATCTCTATCAATGATGTGTTTTGGGAAGGAAATTGAATTCGGAAATTTTCTTACAACATTCTGTTTCCATGCCAACATAGCCGAACGGTTGGTCATGAggtaaggtaaaggttattctgcccgaaggcaggtccgaacctccgcagaggtgttcctgagccggagtttacgtgcggtagggtggccagttcctttccgctcctccattcccttacccccaccaacagcgcgtggtaacccatccaactcctgaccacgcccaatgttgcttaacttcggagatctcacgggatccggtatttcaacacggctacggccgttggcgttggCCATGAc is a genomic window containing:
- the LOC136874132 gene encoding ejaculatory bulb-specific protein 3, which produces MNRVFLVISVLVAILALSVADEKYTDKWDNIDLDEILRNDRLLKKYVDCLLADTDRGCTPDGKELKKNVPDALTNDCAKCTEKQKSGTEKVINYLIDNKPDIWNKLEAKYDPDGIYKKKYQQQGGTLATKL